From a single Deltaproteobacteria bacterium genomic region:
- a CDS encoding nucleotidyltransferase domain-containing protein — protein MATSPQSAFSRGGNLTEKLKEILSELRRRFETLYGERLVQMVLYGSRARGDASPMSDIDVLVVLTGPVSPCQEIDRTVYAVAEISLKYCEVISCVFVSAEQFERERSPLLLNVRQEGMAI, from the coding sequence ATGGCCACCAGCCCACAATCAGCGTTTTCCAGGGGTGGTAATTTGACCGAAAAATTGAAGGAGATTTTAAGTGAGCTGCGCCGCCGCTTCGAGACGCTTTACGGGGAACGGCTGGTGCAGATGGTGCTTTATGGCTCCCGAGCCCGTGGCGACGCCTCGCCAATGTCGGATATCGACGTTTTAGTGGTGCTGACTGGCCCGGTGTCACCCTGCCAGGAGATCGATCGGACCGTGTATGCGGTGGCGGAGATTTCTCTCAAATACTGTGAGGTCATTAGCTGCGTTTTTGTCTCCGCCGAGCAGTTCGAACGGGAACGCAGTCCCCTGTTGCTAAATGTTCGGCAGGAGGGAATGGCCATATGA
- a CDS encoding nucleotidyltransferase family protein, translated as MPKNLNIPKNMIADFCRQHHIRRLFLFGSVLRDDFGPDSDVDVLIEFEPGHIPGLDFFDLEAELSELLGYKVDLHTPGFLSRYFRDQVKAEAELLYGPP; from the coding sequence ATGCCCAAGAACCTCAACATACCGAAAAATATGATCGCCGATTTTTGCCGGCAACACCACATCCGGCGTCTATTTCTCTTTGGCTCAGTCTTGCGGGACGACTTTGGCCCGGACAGTGATGTGGATGTGTTGATAGAGTTTGAACCAGGGCATATCCCGGGTCTGGATTTTTTTGACCTGGAAGCGGAGTTGTCGGAGTTGCTGGGCTATAAGGTGGACCTGCATACCCCTGGCTTTTTGAGCCGCTATTTTCGGGATCAAGTTAAGGCCGAGGCGGAATTGTTATATGGCCCGCCCTAA
- a CDS encoding type II toxin-antitoxin system HicB family antitoxin encodes MKKYRFNVLIERDEDGYLEATVPALRSCYTQARTMEDLLPRIKEVIELCLQAGSC; translated from the coding sequence ATGAAGAAATACCGGTTCAATGTATTAATTGAGCGGGATGAAGACGGTTACCTAGAAGCCACGGTCCCGGCCCTGAGGAGCTGTTATACCCAAGCCCGGACGATGGAAGATCTCCTGCCCCGCATAAAAGAAGTTATCGAACTCTGCTTGCAGGCAGGAAGTTGTTAA
- a CDS encoding DUF86 domain-containing protein yields the protein MARPKDLVRLRHMLEATQKMLEFTKDRTRCSLDEDEMLTLALLRLLEILGEAAKGVSSELRQTYPQIPWKQLAGTRDRLIHGYFDVDLDIIWTIISRDLPPLLAELEKIASLEDG from the coding sequence ATGGCCCGCCCTAAAGACCTGGTACGCCTGCGGCATATGCTGGAGGCGACGCAGAAAATGTTGGAGTTCACCAAGGACCGGACGCGATGCAGCCTTGATGAAGATGAAATGCTCACCCTGGCGCTGCTCCGTTTGTTGGAAATTCTCGGCGAAGCCGCCAAAGGGGTATCATCTGAATTACGTCAAACCTATCCCCAGATCCCCTGGAAGCAACTGGCTGGCACCCGGGATCGGTTGATTCATGGATACTTCGATGTAGACCTGGACATCATTTGGACGATTATCTCCAGAGACCTCCCACCTCTGCTTGCTGAACTTGAAAAGATTGCGTCCCTCGAAGACGGATAA